In Sphingomonas sp. R1, a single genomic region encodes these proteins:
- the thiE gene encoding thiamine phosphate synthase, with translation MSDPFDDLEDEANLEGFAEKFVRDDRRPPCQLYLISPLDVTGGFADRLRRAFDAGPVAAFQFRVKDVDQHQAAKLAEPLQRICADAEVAFIVNDSISLAKRLGADGVHLGQGDGDAREARVILGPNVQIGVTCHDSRHLAMEAGEAGADYVAFGAFYPTTTKTTEHRPEPVILSWWSALFEIPCVAIGGITPANAAPLVQAGADFLAVSHAIWGSDEAEAVRAFAAIPGMQG, from the coding sequence ATGTCCGACCCCTTCGACGATCTCGAAGACGAAGCGAACCTCGAAGGCTTTGCCGAAAAGTTCGTCCGCGACGATCGTCGCCCGCCCTGCCAGCTCTATCTGATCTCGCCGCTCGACGTGACCGGCGGCTTCGCCGATCGCCTGCGCCGCGCGTTCGATGCCGGCCCCGTCGCCGCCTTCCAGTTCCGCGTGAAGGATGTCGACCAGCACCAGGCCGCCAAGCTCGCCGAGCCGCTGCAGCGCATCTGCGCCGATGCCGAGGTCGCGTTCATCGTCAACGACAGCATCAGCCTCGCCAAGCGCCTCGGCGCCGACGGCGTGCATCTGGGGCAGGGGGACGGCGACGCCCGCGAGGCGCGCGTGATCCTCGGCCCCAATGTCCAGATCGGCGTGACCTGCCATGACAGCCGGCACCTGGCGATGGAGGCCGGGGAGGCGGGGGCAGACTATGTCGCGTTCGGGGCTTTCTATCCCACGACGACCAAGACGACCGAGCATCGCCCCGAACCGGTGATCCTGTCCTGGTGGTCGGCGCTGTTCGAGATCCCCTGTGTGGCGATCGGCGGAATCACCCCGGCCAATGCGGCGCCGCTGGTGCAGGCGGGGGCGGACTTCCTCGCGGTCAGCCATGCCATCTGGGGCAGCGACGAGGCCGAAGCGGTGCGTGCCTTTGCCGCGATTCCCGGAATGCAGGGCTGA
- a CDS encoding class I fructose-bisphosphate aldolase — translation MGITPAVKAILDNYGSDNPGVKANLARILMQGKLGGTGKLIILPVDQGFEHGPARSFSVNPDAYDPHYHFQLAIDAGLSAYAAPLGMIEAGADTFAGQIPTILKVNSSNSWATGIDQAVTGGVDDALRLGCSAIGFTIYPGADGVFEMMEEIKEMRAQAASVGIATVIWSYPRGGKLTKDGELALDVGAYAAHMAALLGAHIIKVKLPAANIEQAEAKKLYEGTDWSNQGDRVRHVVQSCFAGRRIVVFSGGASKGTDAVYQDARDILAGGGNGSIIGRNTFQRPRAEALAMLDKLVAIYKGEEA, via the coding sequence ATGGGCATCACGCCGGCCGTCAAAGCGATCCTCGACAATTACGGCTCCGACAATCCGGGGGTGAAGGCGAACCTCGCCCGTATCCTGATGCAGGGCAAGCTCGGTGGTACGGGCAAGCTGATCATCCTGCCGGTCGATCAGGGCTTCGAGCACGGGCCGGCGCGCAGCTTCTCGGTTAACCCCGATGCCTATGATCCCCACTACCATTTCCAGCTCGCGATCGACGCGGGCCTCTCGGCCTATGCCGCGCCGCTCGGCATGATCGAGGCGGGAGCCGATACCTTTGCCGGGCAGATCCCGACGATCCTCAAGGTCAACAGCTCGAACAGCTGGGCGACCGGCATCGACCAGGCCGTCACCGGCGGCGTCGACGATGCGCTGCGCCTCGGCTGCTCGGCGATCGGCTTCACCATCTATCCGGGCGCCGACGGCGTGTTCGAGATGATGGAAGAGATCAAGGAGATGCGCGCCCAGGCCGCCTCGGTCGGCATCGCGACGGTGATCTGGTCCTATCCGCGCGGCGGCAAGCTCACCAAGGACGGCGAGCTGGCGCTCGACGTCGGCGCCTATGCCGCGCACATGGCGGCGCTGCTCGGCGCGCACATCATCAAGGTCAAGCTGCCCGCCGCCAATATCGAGCAGGCCGAGGCCAAGAAGCTCTATGAGGGCACCGACTGGTCGAACCAGGGCGATCGCGTCCGCCATGTCGTGCAGAGCTGCTTCGCCGGCCGCCGTATCGTCGTCTTTTCGGGCGGCGCCTCCAAGGGTACCGACGCGGTGTACCAGGACGCCCGCGACATTCTCGCCGGCGGCGGCAACGGCTCGATCATCGGCCGCAACACCTTCCAGCGCCCGCGCGCCGAAGCGCTGGCGATGCTCGACAAGCTGGTGGCGATCTACAAGGGCGAGGAAGCCTGA
- a CDS encoding phosphoglycerate kinase — MARSFKTLDDMGDITGKRVLVREDLNVPMADGKVSDDTRLRAAIQTVAELSDKGAKVLVLAHFGRPKGNPSAELSLAQVVKPFEQVLGRPVRYIDWEGDAASVATLNDGDIALLENTRFFGGEEKNDPAVVDRFASLGDLYVNDAFSAAHRAHASTEGLAHRLPAFAGRQMEAELDALDKALGNPEHPVAAVVGGAKVSTKLDVLKHLVARVDHLIIGGGMANTFLAARGVDVGKSLCEHDLTGTAEEILDAADAAGCTVHLPYDVVVATEFRANPPVRTVNVHEVAADEMILDVGPAATEALADVLKTCKTLVWNGPLGAFEIPPFDAATVSLARTAAALTKEGQLVSVAGGGDTVAALNQAGVGSEFSFVSTAGGAFLEWMEGKELPGVAALAR, encoded by the coding sequence ATGGCGCGCAGTTTCAAGACGCTCGACGACATGGGCGATATCACCGGCAAGCGGGTGCTGGTCCGCGAGGACCTCAACGTGCCGATGGCCGACGGCAAGGTGAGCGACGATACGCGCCTGCGCGCCGCGATCCAGACCGTCGCCGAACTTTCCGACAAGGGCGCCAAGGTGCTCGTCCTCGCGCATTTCGGTCGCCCCAAGGGTAACCCCAGTGCCGAGCTTTCGCTGGCCCAGGTGGTGAAGCCCTTCGAGCAGGTGCTCGGCCGCCCGGTCCGCTATATCGACTGGGAAGGCGACGCCGCCTCGGTCGCGACGCTGAACGATGGCGACATCGCGCTCCTGGAAAACACCCGCTTCTTCGGCGGCGAAGAGAAGAACGATCCTGCGGTGGTCGATCGCTTCGCGTCGCTCGGCGACCTCTATGTCAACGACGCCTTCTCGGCCGCGCACCGCGCGCATGCCTCGACCGAAGGTCTCGCCCACAGGCTGCCCGCCTTTGCCGGCCGCCAGATGGAAGCCGAACTCGACGCGCTCGACAAGGCGCTCGGCAACCCCGAGCACCCGGTTGCGGCGGTGGTCGGTGGCGCCAAGGTGTCGACCAAGCTCGACGTGCTCAAGCACCTCGTGGCGCGCGTCGATCACCTGATCATCGGCGGCGGCATGGCCAATACCTTCCTCGCCGCGCGCGGCGTCGATGTCGGCAAGAGCCTGTGCGAGCATGACCTGACCGGCACCGCCGAGGAAATCCTCGACGCGGCCGATGCCGCCGGCTGCACCGTCCATCTGCCCTACGACGTGGTGGTGGCGACGGAATTCCGCGCCAATCCGCCGGTGCGCACCGTCAACGTCCACGAAGTCGCCGCCGACGAGATGATCCTCGATGTCGGCCCCGCCGCCACCGAGGCGCTCGCCGACGTGCTCAAGACCTGCAAGACCTTGGTGTGGAACGGCCCGCTCGGCGCGTTCGAGATCCCGCCCTTCGATGCGGCGACCGTCTCGCTCGCGCGCACTGCGGCCGCGCTCACCAAGGAAGGCCAGCTGGTCTCGGTCGCCGGCGGCGGCGACACGGTGGCCGCGCTCAACCAGGCCGGCGTGGGCAGCGAGTTCAGCTTCGTTTCGACCGCCGGCGGCGCCTTCCTCGAATGGATGGAAGGCAAGGAACTCCCCGGCGTCGCCGCGCTCGCGCGCTGA
- the gap gene encoding type I glyceraldehyde-3-phosphate dehydrogenase — MTKVAINGFGRIGRLVARAILERPESGLELVTINDLSDAKSNAWLFARDSIHGKYPGTVEAEGNDIVVDGKRIKVTAERDPANLPHAENGVDIVLECTGFFTKREDAQKHIDAGAKKVLISAPGKNVDLTVVYGVNHDKLTAEHTIVSNASCTTNCLAPVAKVLNDAIGIERGLMTTVHAYTNDQKILDQIHPDLRRARAAAMSIIPTTTGAARAVGEVLPELKGKLDGSAVRVPVPDGSLVDLTFQPKRDTSVEEVNAVLKAASESGPLKGVLVYTADPIVSADIVHTPASSTVDSLETAVIDGKLVRVVSWYDNEWGFSNRMVDTATVMAGL, encoded by the coding sequence ATGACGAAGGTTGCGATCAACGGTTTCGGACGGATCGGCCGTCTGGTGGCGCGTGCGATCCTCGAGCGCCCGGAAAGCGGCCTTGAGCTGGTCACGATCAACGACCTGTCGGACGCCAAGTCGAACGCCTGGCTGTTCGCGCGCGACAGCATCCACGGCAAGTATCCGGGCACGGTCGAGGCCGAGGGCAACGACATCGTCGTCGACGGCAAGCGCATCAAGGTCACCGCCGAGCGCGATCCGGCCAACCTGCCGCACGCCGAGAACGGCGTCGACATCGTGCTCGAGTGCACCGGCTTCTTCACCAAGCGCGAAGACGCCCAGAAGCACATCGACGCCGGCGCCAAGAAGGTGCTGATCTCGGCACCGGGCAAGAATGTCGACCTCACCGTCGTCTACGGCGTGAACCACGACAAGCTGACCGCCGAGCACACCATCGTCTCGAACGCGTCGTGCACCACCAACTGCCTGGCGCCGGTCGCCAAGGTCCTCAACGACGCGATCGGCATCGAGCGCGGCCTGATGACCACGGTCCACGCCTATACCAACGACCAGAAGATCCTCGACCAGATCCACCCGGACCTGCGTCGTGCGCGCGCTGCCGCGATGTCGATCATCCCGACCACGACGGGCGCCGCCCGCGCGGTGGGCGAGGTGCTGCCCGAGCTCAAGGGCAAGCTCGACGGTTCGGCCGTCCGCGTGCCGGTGCCGGACGGCAGCCTCGTCGACCTGACCTTCCAGCCGAAGCGCGACACCTCGGTCGAGGAAGTCAACGCGGTGCTGAAGGCGGCGTCGGAGAGCGGCCCGCTCAAGGGCGTGCTGGTCTACACCGCCGATCCGATCGTCTCGGCCGACATCGTGCACACGCCCGCCTCGTCGACCGTCGACAGCCTGGAGACCGCGGTGATCGACGGCAAGCTGGTCCGCGTGGTCAGCTGGTACGATAACGAGTGGGGCTTCTCCAACCGCATGGTCGACACCGCGACCGTGATGGCGGGCCTCTGA